The segment ATAGTAGTTAAGGTTTGTCCTATATCTTTTGGCGTTATAACATGAAATTTTTCAAGTTTGTTAATTTTTTCACTGTAATAAAGGGATAATTTAATTAGTTTTTCGTATTCTATAAACCCATATTTCTCAAGATAATACCTAGCATAATCCATAGAGCACATTAGTATGTAAGATGGACTTGTGCTTAAAAATGCACTTACATAAAAATCCACTTTTTTTAAGTCTATCCCTTTCCCAACATGCAAATAAGCAGTCTGAGTAAAACTAGCTAAGGTTTTATGACTGCTCATAACAACCATATCTGCTCCCAAACTTAAAGCCTGTTTGGGAAGATTTTCATGGACACCAAAATGTGCTCCGTGGGCAGAATCCACTAAAACCATCATTTTATATCTCTTAGCAGTTTTAATAATTGCTTTTAAATCCGCACATATCCCATAATAATTTGGGTAAGTTATTATTATGCCTTTGGCATCTTTATTCTCTTTTATTGTAAGTAAAAAATGCTCCATATCTAAAGAAAGCGGAGCATTGTACTTTTCATTCACCTTATTTTTAACATATACAGGTCTAAGTTTTCTCATTATAATAGCATTGAATATAGACCTATGGCAATTTCTCTCTACTATTACCTTATCACCTTCATTAAATGAAGAAAATATCATAGATAAATTTCCAGAAGTACTTCCATTAACTAAGAAATATGATTTTTGGCTGCCATAATATTCACTTAACAGTTTTTCAGCCTCTTTTATTATTCCCTCTGGACTATGCAAATTATCTAAACCCGCAACTTCGGTTACATCAAATTTAGCTAACTTTTCTAAAAAAGTTCTTCCAATATCATCTATTAAAAATCCTTTTCCAGCCTTATGTCCTGGCATGCAAAAACATGAATTATCTTCTTTTATATATTTAAGCACACCTTCTAAAAGTGGTAATCTTGACAAGTTAAATCCTCTCCTCTTAACATGTAGCTTGCAAAATTTCTTTTTATGCAATTCTTATAATACTCATAAAAATCAGTATCCATATGACACTTTACTATTCTCTTTTCACAAGAAGCACATATCCTCCTGCCTTTAATTATTATACCACTATTAAGAGGCTTACCACATATAATACAATTTTTTTTATTCATTAATTATCCCCCTCAAAACTTGATTACATTTACTGTCTAGATTATTGCCTCCTACTATACATTTTATTCAATTGCTTGTACATATTTATTTTGTCCATTTAAGTTTTTGCACGACAAATATTTTATCTTTATTGGGGAATAATAAAGAAGAAAGTTATATATTGTAGCTTTAATATTGTTTAAAAGAGTAGTTAAACGCTCTAAGAAAGGAGTTCATCTATGAAACAAGAAATTATATCTTACTTGTCTACTTTAGAAAGTGAATTAAAAGATCTTTCTAAAAACCTATATGATATTAAAGAGGAAAGCTTTAAAGAGTATAAATCCTCTAAATATATATGCTCTCTTCTAAAAAACATGGTTTTGAAGTCGAAGAGAATTTTCTTGAAATCCCCACCTCCTTTAAAGGTGAGTTTGGAAATGGTCATCCGAAAATATGTTATATATGTGAATATGATGCAGATCCTTTGAAAGGCCATATTACAGGAAATAACTTAACAAGCACCATGGCAGTTGGAGCCTGCCTAGGTCTTTCAAAAGTAATCTCTAAATCAGGAGGAACTGTTATAATTCTTGGCTGTCCAGGAGAGTACATCAATGGATGTAAAACAACTATGGCAAAACAAGGAGTATTTAAAGATATTGATGTGGTTTTATCAGCCCACCCAAACACCATAACAACAGTGGCTTTAAAATCTAATGCACTGCTTCCGCTAAAGATTAAATATTCCCTAAAAAAAGACCAAGAGGTTCCTTTATTATCTTGTACTGCAACTCACTGTGCGGCCTTAACTTATAATTTTATAGATATACTAAAACTAAATTTACCAGAGGGATTTTCTGTTGAAAATATATTAATGAAGGGAAAATGTAATCCGTATTTAATATCCTCCTACTTTGAAAGTAACTATCTTATAAGTGCCAATACTATTAAAAACTGTGAATACATAAAAAATATGATTTTAAATTTTGCCAAAAACTTAAAAGACCTTATGGATCTAGATTTAGAATCAAACATGTATCAGCTTCCCTACGAAGAAATGATTTCAAACGATACCCTTTGCAGAATTTTTTCTCATAATTTAAAAGAAACCGGTATAATAGATTTTCATGATTTTCATGATGCTCTACCTGGTTTAAGTCTTGGTAGTGTAAGTCATGTAGTGCCTTGCATAAATCATTTTATTAAAATTACAGAAAATCAAGATGTAGCTTATCCTTCTTCAGGTTTTGCAAAAGAAACTTTAAAAGACTATGCCTTTAATCAAAGTTTAAAGGCAATCAAAGCTTTAGCTATTACTGGATTAGACTTAATTGAAAATAGTAACTTATTAAAAGAAATAAAACTAGAATTTTCAAATAAAACTAAATAAAAAAATGATGCATTAAATTTAATGCATCATTTTTTTATTTACATATCTATACAGAAATTTTTAGTCTCTCTTTTAAATAATCTACTTCAACGTCTCTATTCATTATTAGCATTATTTTACTTATCATTTCTCTACTAGGTTCAAAATAAAATTTCTTATAATTATTAGTACCCTCTTCAAGATAAACACAGCAGTATCTATTACATTTAAATAAAGAACAAATGTATTTCTTAGTAGATGAAATTTTAAATTGTGCTTTAAGTTCTTTACTTTTACCTACAAATTTTATATCTTTTATTTTTATATTTTCTACCTCTTGTTTTGAATTTCTTATTATTTTGTGGATAATAAGCTGATCTGCAATTATAAGATATTTATATCTTACACTGGATTTGTATACTTCTAATCCTACAGTCACTATCATTACCACCATAAGCATAGTATTAAAAACATTATCCATAAGAGTGTTTTTTCCTATAAAAAACATAGAGGTAAACTTAGACACATATAAAACTATACACAATAAAAACATTAAAAATGTACCTACTGGTAGTTTTTTTCTTTCAATTACTTCTTTATATAACATAGCGCACCTTCTTCAACCATTACATTATTGTATAATATAAATTTAATTTATCTAGGTGATTTTGGGAAAATGTCTACACTAATTCTATTCGTCGATACTACTATTACGTTTCACCTTTAAATTTAATATAATTATGTTAAATTATTTTAAATTATTTTAACATTAAATCCTTACGGGCATAAAGAGATTATACTAGGCTTCGTAAAAATTATCTAGGGTTATTACGGGCTTTTAAAGTCCTCTATTAACCAAATATTTAAATTTTATATGTTTCTCATTGTTTATCTTAATAATATTCATATTATCTTCATTTTTCTTTTTTATAATTCAATTTTTCATCTTTCCTTGTATAAATTATTTTAACATGAAATATTTTTGAATTCAAACTTGCAGATTTAATTTGACAACACTTTATTATATATGATACTTCCTACTATTTTGTTACTTAAAATTAAACCTACTTTTAATCTATGCTTTTATTGTATAATTATTATAACTTCTTACTTAAAAATATAAGAAGTATACTATATATTTTTTATTCATAATATTTAAATAACAAGTCTTATAGAAGGTGATATTATGTTAGGTAAAAGATTAAAAGAAGGAGACACCTTGGGAATAATTGCTCCTGCTGGCTTTGAGTGTAAAGAAAACGTGATAAAAAATATTCATTATCTTAACGAATTAGGTTTTAAAACTCATATTGGTAAACATGTTTTTTCAAAAAAAGGCTATTTAGCTGGA is part of the Haloimpatiens sp. FM7315 genome and harbors:
- a CDS encoding M20 family peptidase, encoding MLSSKKHGFEVEENFLEIPTSFKGEFGNGHPKICYICEYDADPLKGHITGNNLTSTMAVGACLGLSKVISKSGGTVIILGCPGEYINGCKTTMAKQGVFKDIDVVLSAHPNTITTVALKSNALLPLKIKYSLKKDQEVPLLSCTATHCAALTYNFIDILKLNLPEGFSVENILMKGKCNPYLISSYFESNYLISANTIKNCEYIKNMILNFAKNLKDLMDLDLESNMYQLPYEEMISNDTLCRIFSHNLKETGIIDFHDFHDALPGLSLGSVSHVVPCINHFIKITENQDVAYPSSGFAKETLKDYAFNQSLKAIKALAITGLDLIENSNLLKEIKLEFSNKTK
- a CDS encoding aminotransferase class I/II-fold pyridoxal phosphate-dependent enzyme is translated as MSRLPLLEGVLKYIKEDNSCFCMPGHKAGKGFLIDDIGRTFLEKLAKFDVTEVAGLDNLHSPEGIIKEAEKLLSEYYGSQKSYFLVNGSTSGNLSMIFSSFNEGDKVIVERNCHRSIFNAIIMRKLRPVYVKNKVNEKYNAPLSLDMEHFLLTIKENKDAKGIIITYPNYYGICADLKAIIKTAKRYKMMVLVDSAHGAHFGVHENLPKQALSLGADMVVMSSHKTLASFTQTAYLHVGKGIDLKKVDFYVSAFLSTSPSYILMCSMDYARYYLEKYGFIEYEKLIKLSLYYSEKINKLEKFHVITPKDIGQTLTTMDITRFIINVGKGYSGHKLLAYLRNKKIQCEMSDSENVVLIFSPSNNRDEFEKLYRVLEGCDKTLLKENYKEIMLSEIPFMKLLPYEAILKDNIEVKLVDAKGKISGKSIVPYPPGIPLVMPGEIISSDVIDVIKYNIDNNVDIVGFNKEEMSLSIVQ
- a CDS encoding sigma factor G inhibitor Gin codes for the protein MNKKNCIICGKPLNSGIIIKGRRICASCEKRIVKCHMDTDFYEYYKNCIKRNFASYMLRGEDLTCQDYHF